In a genomic window of Macaca nemestrina isolate mMacNem1 chromosome 18, mMacNem.hap1, whole genome shotgun sequence:
- the LOC105491327 gene encoding dihydroorotate dehydrogenase (quinone), mitochondrial, which translates to MAWRHLKKRARDAVVILGGGGLLFASYLMATGDERFYAEHLMPALQGLLDPESAHRLAVRFTSLGLLPRARFQDSDMLEVRVLGHKFRNPVGIAAGFDKHGEAVDGLYKMGFGFVEIGSVTPKPQEGNPRPRVFRLPEDQAVINRYGFNSHGLSVVEHRLRARQQKQAKLTEDGLPLGVNLGKNKTSVDAAEDYAEGVRVLGPLADYLVVNVSSPNTAGLRSLQGKAELRRLLTKVLQERDGLQGAHRPAVLVKIAPDLTAQDKEDIASVVKELGIDGLIVTNTTVSRPAGLQGALRSETGGLSGKPLRDLSTQTIREMYALTQGRVPIIGVGGVSSGQDALEKIRAGASLVQLYTALTFWGPPVVGRVKRELEALLKEQGFGRVTDAIGADHQR; encoded by the exons ATGGCGTGGAGACACCTGAAA AAGCGGGCCCGGGATGCTGTGGTCATCCTGGGGGGTGGAGGACTTCTCTTCGCCTCCTACCTGATGGCCACGGGAGATGAGCGTTTCTATGCTGAACACCTGATGCCAGCTCTGCAGGGGCTGCTGGATCCGGAGTCAGCCCACAGACTGGCCGTTCGCTTCACCTCCCTGGGGCTCCTTCCACGGGCCAGATTTCAAGACTCTGACATGCTG GAAGTGAGAGTTCTGGGCCATAAATTCCGAAATCCAGTAGGAATTGCTGCAGGATTTGACAAGCATGGGGAAGCCGTGGACGGACTTTATAAGATGGGCTTTGGTTTTGTTGAGATAGGAAGTGTGACTCCAAAACCTCAGGAAGGAAACCCCAGACCCAGAGTCTTCCGTCTCCCAGAGGACCAAGCTGTCATTAACAG GTATGGGTTTAACAGTCACGGGCTTTCGGTGGTGGAACACAGGTTACGCGCCAGACAGCAGAAGCAGGCCAAGCTCACAGAAG ATGGACTGCCGCTGGGGGTCAACTTGGGGAAGAACAAGACCTCAGTGGACGCCGCGGAGGACTACGCAGAAGGGGTGCGCGTGCTGGGCCCGCTGGCCGACTACCTGGTGGTCAATGTGTCCAGCCCCAACACGGCCGGGCTGCGGAGCCTTCAAGGAAAGGCTGAGCTGCGCCGCCTGCTGACCAAG GTGCTGCAGGAGAGGGACGGCTTACAGGGAGCGCACAGGCCGGCAGTGCTGGTGAAGATCGCTCCTGACCTCACCGCCCAGGACAAGGAGGACATTGCCAGTGTGGTCAAAGAG TTGGGCATTGATGGGCTGATTGTTACGAACACCACCGTGAGTCGCCCTGCTGGCCTCCAGGGTGCCCTGCGCTCTGAAACAGGAGGGCTGAGTGGGAAGCCCCTCCGGGATTTATCAACTCAAACCATTCGGGAGATGTATGCACTCACCCAAG GCCGAGTTCCCATAATTGGGGTTGGTGGCGTGAGCAGCGGGCAGGACGCGCTGGAGAAGATCCGGGCAGGGGCCTCCCTGGTGCAGCTGTACACGGCCCTCACCTTCTGGGGACCACCCGTTGTGGGCAGAGTTAAGCGGGAGCTGGAGGCCCTTCTGAA AGAACAGGGCTTTGGCAGAGTCACAGATGCCATTGGAGCAGATCATCAGAGGTGA
- the LOC105491321 gene encoding coiled-coil domain-containing protein 25-like, with product MVFYFTSSSVNSSACTIYTGKDKYHHEDLIKHDWPQYIWFHVAKLSLAHVYLRLHKGENIEDIPKEVLIDCAHLVKANSIQGCKMNNVNVVYMLWSNLKKTADVDVGQIVFHRQKDVKIVTMEKKVNEILNQLEKSKVERFPDLAAEKECRDCEEKNEKEAQIQEMKKREKEKMKKREMDELRSYSSRMKVENMSSNQDGSDSDEFI from the exons ATGGTGTTCTACTTCACCAGCAGCAGCGTTAATTCATCTGCCTGCACTATTTACACGGGAAAGGATAAAT ATCATCATGAAGATCTGATTAAGCATGATTGGCCTCAATATATCTGGTTTCATGTGGCCAAACTCTCTTTGGCTCATGTGTACCTTCGGTTGCATAAGGGAGAGAATATAGAAGACATTCCAAAGGAAGTGCTGATAGACTGTGCCCACCTTGTGAAGGCCAATAGCATTCAAGGCTGCAAGATGAACAAcgttaatgtggtatatatgctGTGGTCTAATCTGAAGAAAACAGCTGACGTGGATGTGGGGCAGATAGTATTTCACAGGCAGAAGGATGTAAAAATTGTGACAATGGAGAAGAAAGTAAATGAGATCCTAAACCAATTAGAAAAAAGCAAAGTGGAGCGGTTCCCAGACCTAGCAGCAGAGAAAGAATGCAGAGATTGTgaagagaagaatgagaaagaagcccaaattcaggaaatgaaaaagagagaaaaagaaaaaatgaagaagagagaaatggatGAACTTAGGAGCTATTCATCACGAATGAAAGTTGAAAATATGTCTTCAAATCAGGATGGCAGTGATTCAGATGAATTCatataa